DNA from Fusarium musae strain F31 chromosome 7, whole genome shotgun sequence:
TCCCCCTTGCCACAAGAAACGCCCTGCAGAATCCGGGGCAGCAGCACTTCTTGGTCGCTGAGCAGGCGGGGGAAATAGTCGGGTTTGTGCGCTACAAAGAAGTATTCAAAGACATAAAGCCGAATTCGAACGCGAAACCCCCCGCGTCAGTATGGACGGTTAAAAAACACATGGAGGAACTGTGGGATTGGTTTAATAAGAGGAGTGAAGACATTGATGCATCTAAAGAAAAAGCCGTTGATGGGAAAGATCATTTTGGTaagtcttttcttctttatgTGTAACTTATCAAAGTGGCTTGCGTCTAATGCGGCGTAGAAGTGATGCATCTCATGGTCCACCCAGACCATCAACGGAAAGGCATCGGCGGTCAACTCCTCCAATCCGTTACCGAGAAAGCCGACGCCGCTAATGCCCCAACGCTGATCGTATCCTCCGTCGAGGGCCACGGCCTCTACAAAAAACACGGCTTCGAGTCGCTGGGCACATGGACGGTCGACAACGAGGAATGGGCGCATAAGATCGCGGAGCACGAAAGGGCGATCGGATATACAGACGGAGTTATCGACATCGAGGACAAGTACAGAGGGATACGCGAGGTCGAAGATAGCATGATCCGGCAGCCCAGCATCCGTGTTGCATGATTCGCCAATCTGTGCAGTCTTTACGGGTATTGTGGGTATCGTAGCGCACCGTTCTCTAGTTCGTATTCGTTTTCTGTtccagaaagaaaaaaaaataagaga
Protein-coding regions in this window:
- a CDS encoding hypothetical protein (EggNog:ENOG41) translates to MSSITIRPATIDDSDSIANIHYEALQFYHDFYAAFFQLHPRDLIPLATRNALQNPGQQHFLVAEQAGEIVGFVRYKEVFKDIKPNSNAKPPASVWTVKKHMEELWDWFNKRSEDIDASKEKAVDGKDHFEVMHLMVHPDHQRKGIGGQLLQSVTEKADAANAPTLIVSSVEGHGLYKKHGFESLGTWTVDNEEWAHKIAEHERAIGYTDGVIDIEDKYRGIREVEDSMIRQPSIRVA